DNA sequence from the Shewanella piezotolerans WP3 genome:
ATTACAATATGCCGTTGAAGTGTTGAAAGTAAAACATATCATGGTCGTTGGCCACTATGGCTGTGGTGGTGTTAAAGCGTCAATGGGAACTGAGCGTTTAGGCCTTATCGACAACTGGCTTGGGCATTTACGTGATATACATCGTCTACACAAACAAGATTTAGATCAGTTAGACGAAGATGCCCGCTTTGACCGACTTTGTGAGCTTAATGTAATGGAGCAAGTCGCCAATGTCAGCAGTACGACCATAGTGCAAGAAGCTTGGCACAACGGCCAAGATGTCGCTATTCATGGCTGGATCTATAGCGTTGAAAACGGGCTTCTTTCTGACTTAGATGTCACTGTTAATAAAGAAAGCGAGCTTGGAAAATAAGCATGCTTGACAGTTAAAGAGGCAATCATTGTCCCGCAATGATTGCCTTTTATTTTATTACTTGCAGCCAATCGACCTCTTTGTAGTAAATCATTCGCACTAAAACAGCTTGTTTAAGGGATATTTGATATATATCGGAAGAAAATCATCAAGAAATCTCGCAGTTACCCCCATATCGCAGTTATAATCCATTAGTTATTTTTAGCGCTTTTATGCGCAGTAAATTCTAAGGAAATTTCCATGCCTGGTTTTGAATTATTTGGTCCTGAAGAGAAGCAGGAAGTTGCAGACGTAATGGATAATGGTTTTACATTCCGTTATAACTTCGATCATATGCGTAATGATCGTTGGAAGACCCGTGAAATGGAAGCGCTACTTTGCGAAAAAATGAACGCAAAGCACGCACATTTAGTATCGAGTGGCACAGCAGCATTGCAAACTGCAATGGCAGCAGCTGGCATTGGTGCTGGCGACGAAGTTATTGTACCGCCTTTCACATTTGTCGCTTCTGTAGAAGCTGTTTTCATGGCAGGTGCGGTCCCTATTTTTGCAGAGATAGATGAAACACTTTGTCTATCTCCAGAAGGCATTGAAGCGGTTATCACCCCTAAGACTAAAGCAATTAATCTTGTGCATATGTGTGGCTCAATGGCCAAAATGGACGAGATTAAAGCCGTATGTGCCAAGCACAATCTAATCATTCTAGAAGATGCTTGCCAAGCCATTGGTGGCAGCTATAAAGGTCAAGCCCTTGGTACCATTGGTGATGTCGGTTGTTACTCTTTTGATTCCGTCAAAACTATTACTTGTGGTGAAGGTGGAGCGGTAATTACCAATAACGAAACTATCTACAATCATGCACACATGTTCTCAGATCATGGCCATGACCACGTCGGTAACGATCGCGGCGCCGAAGATCATCCGATCATGGGCTTGAACTTCCGTATCTCTGAAATGAACTCTGCTATGGGCTTAGCTCAGCTTCGTAAGCTTGATAAAATTATTGATATACAACGTACCAATAAAAAAGTTATCAAAGATGCTATGGCTGCGATCCCTGAAGTGACATTCCGTGAAATCCCAGATCCTGCAGGTGATTCAGCAGGCTTCCTGACTTTCTTTATGCCAACTGAAGCACGTACGATTGAAATCAACAAAAAGCTTGCAGAAAATGGCGTTGACGGTTGTTTTTACTGGTATATCAACAACTGGCACTACCTAAATCAATGGAAGCATATTCAAGAGCTTAAGTCGCCATCAGCTTTGCCGATCACATTAATCGAGGATAGACCTGACTATACTCAAGTATCAGTACCTAAGTCTGATGCCATTATGAGTCGCACTATCTCAATGTTGATTAAACTTTCTTGGACAGAAGAAGAGATTAACCAACGTATTGAAAACATTAAGCGCGCTTTCGCTTAATCGCATTTAATATGCCGC
Encoded proteins:
- the can gene encoding carbonate dehydratase, producing MKLLKPLFDNNKRWAGRILEEDPKFFEQLAKQQNPEYLWIGCSDSRVPSNQIIDLMPGEVFVHRNIANMVIHTDLNCLSVLQYAVEVLKVKHIMVVGHYGCGGVKASMGTERLGLIDNWLGHLRDIHRLHKQDLDQLDEDARFDRLCELNVMEQVANVSSTTIVQEAWHNGQDVAIHGWIYSVENGLLSDLDVTVNKESELGK
- the kdnA gene encoding 8-amino-3,8-dideoxy-alpha-D-manno-octulosonate transaminase KdnA — encoded protein: MPGFELFGPEEKQEVADVMDNGFTFRYNFDHMRNDRWKTREMEALLCEKMNAKHAHLVSSGTAALQTAMAAAGIGAGDEVIVPPFTFVASVEAVFMAGAVPIFAEIDETLCLSPEGIEAVITPKTKAINLVHMCGSMAKMDEIKAVCAKHNLIILEDACQAIGGSYKGQALGTIGDVGCYSFDSVKTITCGEGGAVITNNETIYNHAHMFSDHGHDHVGNDRGAEDHPIMGLNFRISEMNSAMGLAQLRKLDKIIDIQRTNKKVIKDAMAAIPEVTFREIPDPAGDSAGFLTFFMPTEARTIEINKKLAENGVDGCFYWYINNWHYLNQWKHIQELKSPSALPITLIEDRPDYTQVSVPKSDAIMSRTISMLIKLSWTEEEINQRIENIKRAFA